The nucleotide window TAGGAACTGAGTTTTAAAAAGGTTTTTCGTCCAGAATGAACAAGTTTACCCGCTACTTTAAATAAGAGCAAACGAATAGTTGAAACTTGAAAACCTTTGGTTTCTTTCGTAAAACAAAGAGTACGCATAAAATTGACGATGTTGTAAGCTAGTACACTCACCATCATACGTGCATGATTTTCTAAAAAACGAGGACTGTTGGTTTTATCGAAATAAAATCCATTTTTGGCCTCTTTAATGTAATTTTCCATGGTGCCTCTTTTAGAATAGGTTTGAAAGACCGCTTCTGCAGAAAGGTTCTCTGATAAATTGGTTATGATAAATTCATGTCGAGCAATCAATTCGGTTGCTTCGCGCGTAGATTTAATACAAATTCTTCGTGGATGTGTCCAGCTCTTCGCTTGATAGAGTGTAGAAGCGTAGTGAACTTCTTTTTTATCCCAATCCTGCTGGTCAGCTGGTCATTTATAGATACAAATTGCTCAGCGATTTTTCCTAAGTTGCGATTCGATTTCAATCGAACAATATAAAAATTTTGACGTTTTTCACACAGTTCATATAATTCAGGAGTTGCAAAACCACTATCTGCACGCACTAGAATAGAACTTACAGGTACGGTTTCTTGGTAATGGTCAAAAAGTGGTCGGACAAAATCTGCAACACCATTGGATGTGTACACATTACCAGAACGAAGTTCTGCTTTCAAAAAGTCGCCAGTCAGACCTTCAAAGGCAACAAGTGGATGATAGCCATTCGTTTGGTAATGGGCATTATAATTCGACTTCTCCTGATTGCCAAAGGTATCCGAATGTGTTGAGTCTAGATCAAAAATCATTTCAGTTGTATTACGAGCAGTACGTACTTTATCAATCAGGATTTGATTGACTTCTTGTAATTGGGAAATGTTTTCTTGACTTAACCGATCCCATAAACGAGAAATAGACGGTTGTGAAGCGAGTTGCTCTTTAGCTAATAGACTCTGGAAAATGGGATCTTTTGATAAAACGTCAGCCGAAGAATCCGTTTGATATCCAGCAATCAATTGAAAAAGGATTTGTTCAATAATTGAATGATTAGCATGGTTATAGTAAAGTCGATCATCGTTAATAGTGAGGGTTTGTTTCAAAATGTTAGAGAAATTAATGGTGTGCATGAATTCCTTAACTAATATCAATCCGGAATCTGAAGATAAATTACCCCCACAGTGAGATACCGTAATGTTTGAATTGAAAAGTAAACGATTTTCATGTAAAGTTTCCATAGAGAGAACCCCTTTCTTTGGTTATGTTTAGTCGCTTTAACCATAGCAGATTGGGGTTCTTTTTGCACACCCAAAGGGTGCTGATAAAATTAACTCAAACTAGCGTTAGAACAGTTTTTCCAGAGCATTTCAGAAAAAGTATGAATTATTCAGGATAAAGAATATACTGTTGTTGCTGAAGGAGAAAATCTAAATATGACTGCAGAAAATGGGGAAGTTCTTCCCTTATTAATCACAGAATATGAAGATGAACCTGAAGCACTTCCCAATTTAATAGATTTACAAACTGAAGAGATAATAGGGGATACTGAAATAATAGTTCCACAAGGTAAAGAAACGGTGAGTCTTTTCGCCGCAACAAAATTTGGTAAAGAATATGGCCCTTTCAAAAAGACAAATAAACTTTTATTTGAAATATTAGGAGTATTGGGTTCTGCAGGCACAGCACTTGCTTTCAAAGTAAAACATCCCGTATTGGGTGTAGTAAGTGGAATATCAGGTATAGCAGGATCTATAGGTACTTATGCGTACAAAACACTCTATATTAAGTATTGGCAGTCTCATTCTACAACTAATTATACTTATGTAAAAGAACGTGATAATTATTATAATTACAATAATTACACGGGATTTGTAAAAGCTAGAACTTGGCACTTTTACTCATCTCGTCCTTACTAGAGAGTTGAACATTTAGATTGAAAAGTTAGAAGGTGTCCATTTGGAAGAAACAAGTAACTTTTTTTTAATATTTTTGCCAGCTGTAGCCATCTATATAGGTGCATTATCAGTCGTAAGATACGATGTGTCTAAAATAGAAAAAAAGATTAATAATTTGGAAAAAGAGATCATTGAACTAACAAAAGTTATCAAAAATAAAGATTAAATAATATAAAAAAATAAGACTAATGAATGGCTATCTATTTAGGACCTACCTAAAATTGACACTTATCAGGTATTGATCTGATTGATTTTTCGCTGTCTATTATAAGTATCGATTGAAAATATTCAGGTTTCCTAACTTAAAATCATGTATATATACCCTTGATCTACTAAAGTTTTATATACATGACTTTAAGCAATTTCATGTATTCACTTTACATTAACAGCTACCAATAGAAAAACCCGTCAGTTCCCTCCTAATAAAGAGTACTGACGGGTTTTTCTATTGACTACACAAATTTAACTTCAATGACTTTATCAAAGGCTTTAGCAATATCATTCATCGTCTTAAACGTTACATTCATATTTCCATTTTCAATACGTGCAATTGTAGACTGGGGTTTTTCAACTTTTTCGGCCAATTGTCTTTGAGTCAATCCTTCGGTTTCTCTCAACGTTCTTAAAGCAACCGCAACTTCTAAACGTTCACTTTCAGCCACAAAGGCTTCGTCAAAACTCTTATCTTTTGCACGTCGACGAGAAATATAGCTACTTACTTTAGTTGTTTCCATCAGGCAATTCCTCCATAATTTTTTTTCGAATCTCTCGTGCACGTTTTTTCTCA belongs to Carnobacterium alterfunditum DSM 5972 and includes:
- a CDS encoding helix-turn-helix transcriptional regulator, whose product is METTKVSSYISRRRAKDKSFDEAFVAESERLEVAVALRTLRETEGLTQRQLAEKVEKPQSTIARIENGNMNVTFKTMNDIAKAFDKVIEVKFV